From the genome of Immundisolibacter sp., one region includes:
- the cimA gene encoding citramalate synthase, with translation MSAPRIFVYDSTLRDGQQTQGIDFSVGDKLAIARELDHLGVDYIEAGWPGANPTDDAVFAAAPTFKRARLVAFGMTRRPGRLATEDPGLARLIDSGAPAVCLVGKTWDFHVTVALRTTPEENLAMIEDSLALCAAAGREAIFDAEHFFDGYKANPAYALDCLQAGLRGGARWIVLCDTNGGSLPHEVEAIVGAVARIIPGDRLGIHCHNDTENAVANSLAAVRAGVRQVQGTLNGLGERCGNANLISLLPTLMLKLGYGTGLDEADLGHLTHASRFVDERLNRTPNRHAPYVGENAFAHKGGLHVSAVEKDPRSYEHIAPERVGNHRKILVSDQAGRANVLALLDEVGLELAPDDPRVAKLVILVKARELEGYTYDGAEASFELLARQLLEGLPQYFELDSFRVIDQRQLLDSQLVTLSEATMKVRVSGEMHMTVAEGNGPVNALDRALRHALLSAYPTLAELVLTDYKVRILESGAGTGAVTRVMLECSDASRRRWTTVGASTNVIEASWQALSDAITYKLWHDAVGNGATGEGI, from the coding sequence GTGTCTGCGCCGCGCATTTTTGTTTACGACAGCACGCTGCGCGACGGCCAGCAGACGCAGGGGATCGATTTTTCGGTCGGCGACAAGCTGGCCATCGCCCGCGAGCTGGATCACCTGGGCGTCGATTACATCGAGGCCGGCTGGCCGGGCGCCAATCCGACCGACGATGCCGTGTTCGCGGCTGCGCCCACGTTCAAGCGCGCCCGTCTGGTCGCGTTCGGCATGACCCGTCGGCCTGGCCGGCTGGCCACTGAAGACCCAGGCCTCGCGCGTCTGATCGACAGCGGCGCACCGGCTGTCTGCCTGGTGGGCAAGACCTGGGACTTTCACGTCACAGTGGCGCTGCGCACCACGCCGGAGGAAAACCTTGCCATGATCGAGGACAGCCTCGCCCTGTGCGCCGCGGCCGGACGCGAGGCGATCTTCGACGCCGAGCATTTCTTTGACGGCTACAAGGCCAATCCGGCCTATGCGCTCGATTGCCTCCAGGCCGGTTTGCGTGGCGGCGCGCGCTGGATTGTGCTGTGCGACACCAACGGCGGCAGCCTGCCGCACGAGGTCGAAGCCATCGTCGGCGCCGTCGCCAGGATCATCCCTGGCGACCGACTCGGCATCCACTGCCACAACGATACCGAAAACGCCGTCGCCAACAGCCTGGCCGCGGTACGCGCCGGAGTTCGGCAAGTGCAGGGCACGCTCAACGGCCTCGGCGAGCGCTGTGGGAACGCCAACCTGATCTCGCTGCTGCCCACGCTGATGTTGAAACTCGGCTACGGCACCGGCCTTGACGAGGCGGACCTGGGCCACCTGACGCATGCCTCGCGCTTCGTCGACGAGCGCCTGAATCGCACCCCGAACCGGCATGCGCCGTACGTGGGCGAGAACGCCTTCGCCCATAAGGGCGGCTTGCATGTGTCGGCGGTCGAGAAGGACCCGCGCAGCTACGAGCACATCGCGCCCGAGCGGGTCGGCAACCACCGCAAGATTCTGGTCTCGGATCAGGCCGGACGGGCCAATGTGTTGGCCTTGCTGGACGAGGTGGGCCTGGAACTGGCGCCGGACGACCCCCGGGTCGCCAAGCTGGTGATCCTGGTCAAGGCCCGCGAGCTTGAGGGTTATACCTATGATGGCGCCGAAGCCAGCTTCGAGTTGCTGGCGCGGCAGTTACTTGAGGGCCTGCCACAGTATTTTGAGCTAGACAGCTTTCGCGTCATCGACCAGCGCCAGCTCCTGGACAGCCAGCTGGTCACGCTATCCGAAGCCACCATGAAAGTGCGCGTATCGGGCGAAATGCACATGACCGTAGCCGAGGGCAACGGCCCGGTTAACGCGCTTGACCGCGCTCTGCGCCATGCGCTGCTGTCGGCCTATCCGACCCTGGCCGAGCTGGTACTTACCGACTACAAGGTGCGGATTCTGGAGTCCGGTGCCGGCACCGGTGCGGTCACGCGGGTAATGCTCGAATGCAGCGACGCCAGTCGTCGTCGCTGGACCACCGTCGGCGCCTCCACCAACGTCATTGAAGCATCCTGGCAGGCGCTGTCGGACGCCATCACCTACAAGCTCTGGCACGACGCGGTGGGTAACGGCGCCACTGGCGAAGGAATCTGA
- the orn gene encoding oligoribonuclease produces MPPKPGPLIWIDLEMTGLDTGWDAIIEIATVVTDADLNVLGEGPVLAVRTTEEMLSGMDEWNTRQHTKTGLVERVRSSTVDTAEAERQTLDFLRRHVGRNESPMCGSSICQDRRFMARLMPELEAYFHYRNLDVSTLKELAQRWAPDVLASFKKRSSHQALEDVHDSIRELRHYREHLLKV; encoded by the coding sequence ATGCCTCCCAAACCCGGCCCGCTGATCTGGATTGACCTCGAAATGACCGGGCTCGATACAGGGTGGGATGCCATTATCGAGATCGCCACCGTGGTCACCGACGCGGACCTTAACGTGCTCGGCGAAGGCCCGGTGCTGGCGGTGCGCACCACCGAGGAAATGCTGTCCGGCATGGACGAGTGGAACACCCGGCAGCACACCAAGACCGGGCTGGTTGAGCGGGTTCGCAGTTCGACCGTGGACACCGCCGAGGCGGAGCGCCAGACGCTGGATTTCCTGCGCCGACATGTCGGGCGTAACGAGTCGCCAATGTGTGGCAGCAGCATCTGTCAGGACCGGCGCTTCATGGCGCGCCTGATGCCGGAGCTGGAAGCCTACTTCCACTACCGCAACCTTGACGTCAGCACGCTGAAGGAACTTGCCCAGCGCTGGGCGCCGGATGTCCTGGCTTCGTTCAAGAAGCGTTCATCGCACCAGGCGCTGGAAGATGTGCACGACTCGATCCGCGAGCTGCGCCACTATCGCGAGCATTTGCTCAAAGTCTGA
- the recR gene encoding recombination mediator RecR yields MAHGGLIDSLVGALQRLPGVGPKSARRMAFHLLVRDRDGGRRLAQVLIEAMDRIGRCQLCRNLTEQEICAVCSSPQRDRALLCVVESPADVQAIDQAAGYQGLYYVLHGHLSPLDGIGPEELELHRLQQRLEQGEVRELILATNPTVEGEATAHYLAELARDRGIRSTRIAHGVPMGGELEYVDGGTLRQALNGRRDYVE; encoded by the coding sequence ATGGCGCACGGCGGCTTGATCGACAGCCTGGTGGGCGCTCTGCAGCGTTTGCCTGGGGTGGGTCCGAAGTCTGCCCGGCGCATGGCTTTCCACCTGCTGGTGCGTGATCGCGACGGCGGCCGGCGCCTGGCTCAGGTGCTGATCGAGGCCATGGACCGCATCGGCCGCTGCCAGTTGTGCCGCAACCTCACCGAGCAGGAGATCTGCGCGGTTTGCAGCTCGCCGCAGCGCGATCGTGCCCTGCTGTGTGTGGTGGAGAGTCCCGCCGATGTGCAGGCCATTGACCAGGCGGCGGGCTATCAGGGTCTTTATTACGTATTGCACGGCCACCTGTCGCCGCTGGACGGTATCGGGCCCGAGGAGCTTGAACTGCACCGCCTGCAACAGCGCCTGGAGCAGGGTGAGGTGCGGGAACTGATCCTGGCCACCAATCCCACGGTCGAGGGCGAAGCCACGGCCCATTATCTGGCCGAACTGGCGCGTGACCGCGGCATTCGCAGCACCCGGATCGCCCATGGCGTGCCCATGGGCGGCGAGCTGGAATACGTGGATGGCGGCACCTTGCGTCAGGCGCTTAACGGCCGGCGCGATTACGTGGAATGA
- a CDS encoding YbaB/EbfC family nucleoid-associated protein: protein MKGNMNQLVQQAQRMQEAMQKAQQALAAIEVSGAAGGGLVGVTMSCNHQVRRVSIDPSLLGDDRDMLEDMVAAAVNDALRKVEQATQEHMGGALGGLNMPGINLPF from the coding sequence ATGAAAGGCAACATGAATCAGCTCGTGCAGCAGGCGCAGCGCATGCAGGAAGCGATGCAAAAAGCGCAGCAGGCATTGGCGGCCATTGAAGTCAGCGGTGCCGCTGGTGGTGGTCTGGTCGGCGTGACCATGAGCTGCAACCATCAGGTGCGCCGCGTCAGTATCGACCCCAGTCTGCTCGGCGACGATCGCGACATGCTTGAGGATATGGTCGCGGCGGCGGTCAACGACGCTCTGCGCAAGGTGGAACAGGCGACGCAGGAGCATATGGGCGGCGCGCTGGGCGGTCTGAATATGCCCGGCATTAACCTGCCGTTCTGA
- the dnaX gene encoding DNA polymerase III subunit gamma/tau translates to MSYQALARKWRPRRFADMVGQEHVRRALGNALASDRLHHAYLFTGTRGVGKTTVARLFAKALNCDQGVSAEPCGVCAACAAIDAGRFMDLIEVDAASRTGVDDTRELLDNVQYAPTQGRYKVYLIDEVHMFSKSSFNALLKTLEEPPPHIKFLLATTDPQKIPPTILSRCLQFNLRALTPEQVSGQLSRVLMAENVAVDELAVDLLSRAAAGSMRDALSLLDQALAHGGGELHAPAVQAMLGTLDRSFGVRLLNALADGDGPALLAAVAEVNAQAADASSVLEDLLRLLHQVAVRQAVPEATLAADADPVVVQALAERIAAEDVQLYYQMALTGRRDLPLAPDPASGLEMVLLRLLVFRPATAEMPPVPATRATRPSATPTASRPEPTGPVAAPIVSPPPPVPPVAKAARPEADPAADTDDWAALVARLNLRGAGAQLAQHCTLLRRQGERFDLTVDARSRALLTPSAKQALIDALSGLLGQPARVDFAGAEANGDTPAQITARAVAARQAQARAALESDPVVSGLIDTLDARIIDGSAATGE, encoded by the coding sequence ATGAGTTACCAGGCGCTGGCCCGCAAGTGGCGCCCACGCCGCTTCGCCGACATGGTCGGTCAGGAGCATGTGCGCCGGGCTCTGGGCAACGCGCTGGCCAGCGATCGCCTGCACCACGCTTACTTGTTTACCGGCACCCGTGGCGTGGGCAAGACCACCGTGGCGCGGCTGTTCGCCAAGGCGCTCAACTGCGATCAAGGCGTCAGTGCCGAGCCGTGCGGTGTATGCGCGGCCTGCGCCGCGATCGATGCCGGACGCTTCATGGACCTGATCGAGGTCGATGCCGCCTCGCGCACAGGTGTGGACGATACCCGTGAGCTTCTGGACAACGTGCAGTACGCCCCGACCCAGGGCCGCTACAAGGTGTACCTCATCGATGAGGTACACATGTTCTCCAAGAGCAGTTTCAACGCGTTGCTCAAGACACTTGAGGAGCCGCCGCCGCACATCAAGTTCCTGCTTGCCACGACCGACCCGCAGAAGATCCCGCCGACTATTCTGTCGCGTTGCCTGCAGTTCAACCTGCGCGCGTTGACCCCGGAGCAGGTGAGCGGGCAGTTGAGCCGCGTGTTGATGGCCGAGAACGTCGCGGTCGACGAGCTGGCGGTGGATCTGCTGTCGCGCGCCGCCGCCGGCAGCATGCGTGACGCGCTGAGCTTGCTCGACCAGGCGCTGGCGCATGGCGGCGGCGAGCTGCACGCGCCCGCCGTACAGGCCATGCTGGGCACACTGGATCGCAGCTTCGGCGTGCGCCTGCTGAACGCGCTGGCGGACGGCGATGGCCCGGCGTTGCTGGCGGCTGTGGCCGAGGTCAACGCCCAGGCCGCCGACGCCAGTTCGGTACTCGAAGACCTGCTGCGCCTGTTGCACCAGGTGGCCGTGCGCCAGGCGGTGCCCGAGGCGACCCTGGCGGCAGATGCTGACCCCGTGGTGGTGCAGGCGCTCGCCGAACGCATTGCCGCCGAGGATGTCCAGCTGTATTACCAGATGGCCTTGACCGGCCGGCGCGATTTGCCGCTGGCGCCGGACCCGGCCAGTGGTCTTGAGATGGTGCTGTTGCGGCTGCTGGTGTTTCGACCGGCGACCGCCGAGATGCCGCCGGTCCCGGCCACGCGTGCGACGCGGCCAAGCGCCACGCCCACTGCTTCACGGCCGGAGCCCACCGGCCCGGTGGCTGCGCCCATCGTGTCACCACCGCCCCCGGTGCCGCCTGTTGCCAAGGCTGCGCGGCCCGAGGCAGACCCGGCGGCAGATACCGACGACTGGGCGGCGCTGGTGGCGCGACTGAATTTGCGGGGTGCGGGCGCGCAGTTGGCCCAGCACTGCACGCTGCTGCGACGGCAGGGCGAACGCTTTGACCTGACCGTGGACGCGCGCAGTCGCGCGCTGTTGACGCCATCGGCGAAACAGGCGTTGATCGATGCCCTGTCGGGGCTGCTCGGCCAGCCGGCGCGCGTTGATTTTGCGGGCGCCGAGGCAAACGGCGACACGCCGGCGCAGATCACGGCGCGTGCGGTCGCTGCCCGGCAGGCACAGGCGCGGGCGGCACTGGAAAGTGATCCGGTCGTCAGTGGTCTGATCGACACCCTGGACGCGCGCATTATCGACGGCTCGGCGGCAACCGGCGAGTAG
- the rpsD gene encoding 30S ribosomal protein S4 encodes MARYTGPRLRVVRRFQQQLPGLTRKTDGVRANPPGQHGARRNNRPSDYRLRLDEKQKLIYNYGLGERQLRTYFKTAARRKGDTGKNLLTLLESRLDNVAFRLGFAPTIPAARQIVKHGHVTINGRRLDIPSYQLRPGDVIGVDESSRAHPVIVETLQSPSLSVPDYLDIDTTKMTGTFRHAPDRADIPLEVQENFVVEYYSRVS; translated from the coding sequence ATGGCACGGTATACCGGTCCCCGGCTCAGAGTAGTACGGCGTTTTCAGCAGCAGTTGCCGGGTTTGACCCGCAAGACCGATGGCGTGCGCGCAAACCCGCCCGGCCAGCACGGTGCTCGCCGCAATAACCGGCCAAGCGACTATCGACTGCGCCTGGATGAGAAACAAAAGCTCATCTACAACTATGGCCTGGGCGAGCGTCAGCTGCGTACGTATTTCAAGACCGCCGCCCGACGCAAGGGCGATACCGGCAAGAATCTGCTCACGCTGCTGGAGTCGCGTCTGGACAATGTGGCATTTCGGCTTGGCTTTGCACCGACCATCCCGGCCGCCCGCCAGATCGTCAAGCACGGTCACGTCACCATCAACGGCCGGCGGCTGGACATTCCCAGCTACCAGCTGCGCCCGGGCGACGTGATTGGCGTCGACGAGTCCAGCCGTGCGCACCCGGTGATTGTCGAGACCCTGCAATCACCGTCCCTGAGTGTGCCGGACTACCTGGACATCGACACCACCAAGATGACCGGCACCTTCCGCCATGCCCCGGATCGCGCCGACATTCCGCTAGAAGTGCAGGAAAATTTCGTCGTCGAGTACTACTCTCGCGTCAGCTGA
- the rluB gene encoding 23S rRNA pseudouridine(2605) synthase RluB, with protein MKPDRNGAASGERLHKVLARAGLGSRRQIEDWIRAGRVRVNDQQAVLGQSVTGADRLVVDGQAVVLAAPAKARLMLYHKPEGEVCTRRDPEGRPTVFDRLPPLPGGRWISVGRLDINSSGLLLLTTDGNLAHRLMHPGNHQEREYAVRVRGQVDQAMLDRLRGGVELEDGPARFLTITAAGGAGLNQWFHVIVDEGRNRLVRRLWASQGITVSRLLRVRYGPLALPRALARGQWREATAQELAAVSERPATPRRSANRRLETRARPRLR; from the coding sequence ATGAAACCTGATCGCAACGGTGCCGCCTCCGGCGAGCGTCTGCACAAGGTGCTGGCCCGGGCGGGCCTGGGCTCGCGGCGGCAGATTGAGGACTGGATTCGCGCCGGGCGGGTGCGCGTGAATGATCAGCAGGCGGTGCTGGGCCAGAGCGTGACTGGCGCTGATCGTCTGGTGGTGGACGGCCAGGCGGTGGTGCTCGCTGCCCCCGCCAAGGCGCGACTGATGCTGTACCACAAGCCTGAAGGCGAGGTCTGCACGCGGCGCGACCCGGAAGGACGCCCAACCGTGTTCGATCGCCTGCCGCCGCTGCCCGGCGGCCGCTGGATCAGCGTGGGTCGCCTAGACATCAACAGCTCGGGTTTGTTGCTGCTGACCACTGATGGCAACCTGGCGCACCGGCTGATGCACCCGGGCAATCATCAGGAGCGGGAATACGCGGTTCGGGTGCGGGGGCAGGTGGATCAGGCCATGCTCGACCGCTTGCGTGGCGGGGTGGAACTGGAAGACGGTCCAGCGCGTTTTCTGACAATTACCGCCGCTGGGGGCGCCGGCCTGAATCAGTGGTTCCATGTCATCGTGGACGAGGGACGCAACCGTTTGGTGCGCCGATTGTGGGCATCGCAGGGGATCACCGTCAGTCGTTTACTACGCGTACGCTATGGTCCGCTGGCATTGCCGAGGGCACTGGCGCGCGGGCAATGGCGTGAGGCGACTGCGCAGGAACTGGCCGCGGTGAGCGAAAGACCGGCCACGCCGCGTCGCTCCGCGAATCGTCGGCTTGAAACCCGGGCACGGCCGCGTTTAAGATAG
- the scpB gene encoding SMC-Scp complex subunit ScpB, which translates to MQTLRVIESALLVASEPLDIDRLLRLLPDGTSRDDVRQALDELTLECAGRALELAQVAGGYRYQVRTQYAAPVAQLLAERAPRYSRATLETLAIIAYRQPVTRADIEQIRGVSLSGGLLKTLLDRGWVRVVGHREVPGRPAVFGTTKAFLDYFGLRSLAQLPDLADLSDPALVELQLDMLPPPEAAHET; encoded by the coding sequence ATGCAGACCCTGCGAGTCATCGAGTCCGCGCTGCTGGTAGCCAGCGAACCGCTGGATATCGATCGCCTGCTGCGCCTGCTGCCGGATGGCACCAGTCGGGACGACGTCAGGCAGGCGCTGGACGAGCTCACGCTGGAGTGCGCCGGCCGGGCTTTGGAACTGGCCCAGGTCGCGGGCGGTTATCGCTACCAGGTGCGTACCCAGTACGCCGCGCCAGTGGCGCAACTGCTGGCCGAGCGCGCGCCGCGTTACTCGCGTGCGACGCTTGAAACGCTGGCCATCATTGCTTACCGGCAGCCGGTGACCCGCGCTGACATCGAACAGATCCGCGGCGTTTCCCTCAGTGGCGGGCTCCTGAAGACACTGCTCGATCGCGGCTGGGTACGGGTGGTGGGTCATCGCGAGGTGCCGGGCCGGCCGGCCGTATTTGGCACTACCAAGGCGTTCCTTGATTACTTCGGCTTGCGTAGCCTGGCTCAGCTGCCGGATCTTGCGGATCTGTCTGACCCGGCCTTGGTCGAGTTGCAACTGGACATGCTGCCGCCCCCCGAAGCCGCCCATGAAACCTGA
- a CDS encoding ScpA family protein translates to MTVAAITAEAPKQQEFPLARVRGELLTRLPEDLYIPPDALEVFLEAFEGPLDLLLWLIRRQNFDILDIPVAEVAAQYMAYVELLRGLRLELAADYLVMAAVLTEIKSRMLLPRPAGVEEEDDPRAALVRRLQDYARFRDASETLAALPQFGRDLLPLSVALPAQELPPAQAQVTLAELVAALTEILARGALNAHHQVRREALSVRERMTAILERLTVGEFTSLPTLLLPAEGRAGVVVSFLAILELLREQLIELAQHEAFGPIYLRPAA, encoded by the coding sequence ATGACCGTCGCGGCCATCACTGCGGAGGCGCCAAAACAGCAGGAATTTCCCCTGGCGCGGGTGCGTGGCGAGCTACTGACCCGCCTTCCCGAGGACCTGTACATCCCGCCGGACGCGCTGGAGGTATTCCTGGAGGCGTTCGAGGGGCCGCTGGATTTGCTGTTGTGGCTGATTCGCCGCCAGAATTTCGACATTCTGGACATCCCGGTGGCCGAGGTGGCGGCGCAGTACATGGCCTACGTCGAGTTGCTGCGCGGCCTGCGCCTGGAGCTGGCGGCGGATTATTTGGTGATGGCCGCGGTACTCACGGAGATCAAATCGCGCATGCTGCTGCCGCGCCCGGCGGGGGTCGAGGAGGAAGACGACCCGCGCGCCGCGCTGGTACGTCGCCTGCAGGATTACGCGCGTTTTCGCGATGCCAGTGAAACCCTGGCAGCCTTGCCCCAGTTTGGCCGCGACCTGCTGCCGCTGTCGGTCGCCCTGCCCGCGCAGGAGCTGCCGCCCGCGCAGGCGCAGGTCACGCTGGCGGAGCTGGTGGCCGCTCTGACCGAGATACTCGCGCGCGGCGCGCTGAACGCGCACCATCAGGTGCGCCGCGAGGCGCTGTCAGTGCGGGAGCGCATGACCGCCATCCTGGAACGCCTGACCGTCGGTGAGTTCACCTCGCTGCCGACGCTGTTGCTGCCGGCCGAGGGACGTGCCGGGGTAGTGGTGAGCTTTCTGGCGATTCTGGAACTGCTGCGCGAGCAGCTGATCGAGCTGGCCCAGCACGAGGCCTTCGGCCCCATTTACTTGCGTCCAGCCGCCTGA
- a CDS encoding tryptophan--tRNA ligase, translated as MNTLASPNNRVLSGMRPTGRLHLGHYHGVLKNWVRLQHQHRCFFFAADWHALTTEYDAPYEVAGHTYEMIVDWLAAGVDPGSAVLFVQSRVPEHAELHLLLSMITPLGWLERVPTYKDQQEQLRDKDLATYGFLGYPLLQSADILMYKATLVPVGEDQVAHLELTREVARRFNHLYGREPEFEARVQAALRKLGKKQARLYEDNRRAYRERGETSALQVAQALVHAQANISLGDRERLLGHLEGGGIIVLREPQPMLTETAKMPGLDGRKMSKSYGNAIGLREDTDTVAHKLRTMPTDPARVRRTDPGDPALCPVWGLHQVYSDEARRAWVQEGCRSAAIGCLDCKQPLIEAVEAELAPIRERARPFEDDPGLVREIVAAGCEQAREVARETLDEVRQVMGLGYR; from the coding sequence TTGAATACATTGGCTTCGCCGAACAACCGGGTGCTGTCGGGCATGCGCCCGACTGGCCGGCTGCATTTAGGCCACTACCACGGGGTGCTGAAGAACTGGGTGCGCCTGCAGCACCAGCACCGCTGTTTTTTCTTTGCCGCCGACTGGCATGCACTGACCACCGAGTACGACGCTCCTTACGAGGTGGCCGGGCACACCTACGAGATGATCGTCGACTGGCTGGCGGCCGGGGTCGATCCGGGCAGCGCGGTGCTGTTCGTGCAGTCGCGGGTGCCGGAGCACGCCGAGCTGCACCTGCTGCTGTCGATGATCACGCCGCTGGGCTGGCTGGAGCGGGTGCCGACCTACAAGGATCAGCAGGAACAGCTGCGGGACAAGGATCTGGCTACCTACGGATTTCTGGGCTATCCGTTGCTGCAAAGCGCCGACATCCTGATGTACAAGGCCACCCTGGTGCCGGTGGGCGAGGATCAGGTGGCGCATCTTGAGCTCACGCGCGAGGTGGCACGCCGCTTCAACCATCTGTACGGCCGCGAGCCGGAGTTCGAGGCGCGCGTGCAGGCGGCGCTGCGCAAGCTCGGCAAGAAGCAGGCTCGACTGTACGAGGACAACCGCCGCGCCTACCGGGAGCGTGGCGAAACCTCGGCGTTGCAGGTGGCGCAGGCGCTGGTGCACGCACAGGCCAATATCAGTCTGGGCGACCGCGAGCGGTTGCTGGGCCATCTGGAGGGAGGCGGCATCATCGTGTTGCGCGAGCCGCAGCCGATGCTGACGGAGACGGCCAAGATGCCGGGTCTGGACGGGCGCAAGATGTCCAAGTCCTACGGCAACGCCATCGGCCTGCGCGAGGACACCGATACCGTGGCACACAAGCTGCGGACCATGCCAACCGACCCGGCGCGGGTGCGGCGTACGGATCCGGGGGACCCAGCCCTGTGCCCGGTGTGGGGTTTGCATCAGGTGTATTCGGACGAGGCGCGTCGGGCCTGGGTGCAGGAAGGGTGCCGCAGCGCCGCCATCGGTTGTCTGGACTGCAAGCAGCCGCTGATTGAGGCGGTCGAGGCGGAACTGGCTCCGATTCGCGAGCGCGCCCGGCCGTTCGAGGACGATCCCGGCCTGGTGCGGGAGATCGTCGCCGCCGGCTGCGAGCAGGCGCGCGAGGTGGCGCGCGAGACGCTGGACGAAGTGCGTCAGGTCATGGGCTTGGGTTATCGCTGA
- a CDS encoding site-2 protease family protein: protein MPDFSLLQKIAIWALPVLFAITVHEVAHGYVASRLGDRTAQMMGRLTLNPLKHIDPVGTVLVPLIMLLLPGGFLFGWAKPVPIGYRNLGNPKRDMAIVALAGPLSNLIMALGWALLLRLAVALLATMPWVAQPLFFMAQAGIVINLVLMVVNLVPLPPLDGGRVLVGLLPDRQSMTVAAIEPYGLIVVLLLLTSGVLGRVLHPIMQSLNGMLLFVVGLGGSA, encoded by the coding sequence ATGCCTGATTTTTCCCTGCTACAGAAAATCGCCATCTGGGCCTTGCCGGTGCTGTTCGCCATCACCGTGCACGAGGTCGCGCATGGCTACGTGGCGAGCCGCCTGGGCGACCGCACGGCGCAGATGATGGGGCGGCTCACGCTGAACCCGCTAAAGCACATCGACCCGGTCGGCACCGTGCTGGTGCCGTTGATCATGCTGCTGCTGCCCGGTGGGTTCCTGTTCGGCTGGGCCAAGCCGGTGCCGATCGGCTATCGCAACCTTGGCAACCCAAAGCGCGACATGGCCATCGTGGCGTTGGCGGGGCCCTTGTCGAACCTCATCATGGCGCTTGGCTGGGCCCTGCTGCTGCGCCTGGCCGTGGCTTTGCTGGCAACGATGCCGTGGGTAGCCCAGCCGCTGTTCTTCATGGCGCAGGCGGGTATTGTCATTAACCTGGTGCTGATGGTGGTTAACTTGGTCCCGCTGCCGCCGCTTGATGGTGGGCGGGTTCTGGTGGGACTGCTGCCGGACCGCCAATCCATGACGGTTGCGGCCATCGAGCCGTATGGCCTGATCGTGGTGTTGCTGCTGCTGACCAGCGGCGTCCTCGGGCGCGTGCTGCACCCGATAATGCAGAGCCTGAACGGCATGTTGTTGTTCGTGGTTGGCCTGGGAGGGTCTGCTTGA